A DNA window from Streptomyces sp. CA-278952 contains the following coding sequences:
- the bldC gene encoding developmental transcriptional regulator BldC, giving the protein MTARTPDAEPLLTPAEVATMFRVDPKTVTRWAKAGKLTSIRTLGGHRRYREAEVRALLAGIPQQRSEA; this is encoded by the coding sequence ATGACCGCTCGCACCCCTGATGCCGAGCCGCTGCTGACCCCGGCTGAGGTTGCCACGATGTTCCGCGTGGACCCGAAGACGGTCACCCGTTGGGCCAAGGCTGGCAAGCTCACGTCCATCCGCACGCTCGGTGGACATCGCCGGTACCGCGAGGCCGAGGTCCGCGCACTGCTTGCGGGTATTCCGCAGCAGCGCAGCGAGGCCTGA
- a CDS encoding TetR/AcrR family transcriptional regulator: MPERKPRKDAARNRQAVLAAADALFARCESPEGVTLAAVAAAAGVGKGTLFRAFGDRPGLLRALYEARLEPVREAVEAGPPPLGPATPPQQRVPALLDTLLCFKLDNRRLMLALEEGGSSGSPYQADHYERWHGLLAAMLGQIPGLTDSDFTAHALLAAVRADLVEHLAGHERGSPERMRAQLANFTARVLGSAPS, translated from the coding sequence ATGCCCGAGCGCAAACCCCGCAAGGACGCCGCCCGCAACCGGCAGGCCGTCCTGGCGGCCGCCGACGCCCTCTTCGCCCGCTGCGAGAGCCCGGAAGGCGTCACCCTGGCCGCCGTCGCAGCGGCGGCCGGCGTCGGCAAGGGCACGCTCTTCCGGGCCTTCGGCGACCGCCCCGGCCTGCTGCGCGCGCTGTACGAAGCACGGCTGGAGCCAGTCAGGGAGGCCGTCGAAGCCGGACCTCCGCCCTTGGGCCCCGCGACTCCGCCGCAGCAGCGCGTACCCGCCCTGCTCGACACCCTCCTGTGCTTCAAACTCGACAACCGCCGCCTCATGCTGGCCCTGGAGGAAGGCGGAAGCAGCGGCAGCCCGTACCAGGCCGATCATTACGAACGGTGGCACGGCCTGCTGGCCGCCATGCTGGGGCAGATCCCCGGCCTGACCGACAGCGATTTCACCGCTCACGCCCTGCTCGCAGCCGTCCGGGCCGATCTGGTCGAGCATCTGGCCGGGCATGAGCGCGGGTCACCCGAAAGGATGCGGGCGCAGTTGGCGAACTTCACCGCCAGAGTCCTGGGCTCCGCCCCTTCCTGA
- a CDS encoding FluC/FEX family fluoride channel, whose protein sequence is MSEQAPAELPEPGPPAAPQGRVLAAVAAGGALGALARYGALVLWPGAGGFPWTVFAVNVSGCALIGALMVLTVERGRVTHPLVRPFLGVGVLGGFTTFSTYAAGVSDLLVRQEALTALAYAAATAVAALGAVWAAAAGTRRWLDRGPRGSSGPRGLRGSSGSSGSSGFRGGGRAA, encoded by the coding sequence GTGAGCGAGCAGGCCCCGGCGGAGCTGCCGGAGCCCGGCCCGCCCGCCGCCCCGCAGGGACGCGTGCTGGCGGCGGTCGCGGCGGGCGGCGCGCTCGGCGCGCTCGCCCGCTACGGGGCCCTGGTGCTCTGGCCCGGCGCGGGCGGCTTCCCGTGGACGGTGTTCGCCGTCAACGTGAGCGGCTGCGCCCTCATCGGCGCCCTGATGGTGCTGACCGTCGAACGGGGCCGGGTGACCCACCCCCTGGTGCGGCCCTTTCTCGGCGTGGGCGTGCTCGGCGGCTTCACGACCTTCTCGACGTACGCGGCCGGCGTCTCGGACCTTCTCGTGCGTCAGGAGGCCCTGACCGCCCTGGCGTACGCGGCGGCGACGGCGGTGGCCGCGCTCGGGGCGGTGTGGGCGGCGGCCGCGGGGACGAGGAGGTGGCTGGACCGGGGCCCCCGGGGCTCCAGTGGCCCCCGGGGTCTGCGGGGTTCCAGCGGTTCCAGTGGTTCCAGTGGCTTCCGGGGCGGGGGGCGGGCCGCGTGA
- a CDS encoding metallophosphoesterase family protein, with amino-acid sequence MVRVPFRAAADRVRHRLTQLVRPKPRGHASARTRRRAPARTDAAAPGDLTGPVRRPYLRGLGMLAVVVLGAWLGLLAVGSIRTPVGPMDTNMTLRPSLTGGSKINVSPLGALELDSHSAPLRLDVDVDRLDPERSQALVDQPERFSNLQDEVTRDVAAGTRELAVRSCVAVVSGATALGLVVYRRPRRALAAGGLALTLLAASGVSAYATWNPKSVLEPKFSGLLSSAPSLVGDARSIVTEFDIYQQELARLVTNVTKLYDATSTLPVYQPDPGTIRVLHVSDIHLNPAAWHIIASLVEQYEIDVIVDSGDTMDHGSAPENGFLDPIRDLGAPYVWVRGNHDSPITQAYLKKFKNVSVLDDGSAVNVGGLRIAGTGDASFTPDRTAPVGGKEAAQLEGARLASALRDQERAGTPVDIAVAHDPNTARETDGTVPLVLSGHLHRRINEQLKLGTRLKVEGSTGGGGLRAVQNEKPEKVHASVLYMDRSTRRLQAWDEITLGGLGLTTAEVSRHLPEENLKQDAPVSPTPSPPSSPSATRSPARPAPSA; translated from the coding sequence ATGGTCCGCGTCCCGTTCCGTGCCGCAGCCGACCGCGTCCGGCACCGCCTCACCCAGCTCGTCCGCCCCAAGCCCCGGGGCCACGCCTCCGCGCGCACCCGCCGCCGTGCCCCCGCCCGCACCGACGCGGCGGCCCCCGGCGACCTGACGGGCCCCGTCCGCCGCCCGTACCTCCGCGGCCTCGGCATGCTCGCCGTCGTCGTGCTGGGGGCCTGGCTGGGGCTGCTCGCCGTGGGCTCCATCCGTACTCCGGTCGGCCCCATGGACACCAACATGACGCTGCGCCCCTCCCTGACCGGCGGCAGCAAGATCAACGTGTCGCCGCTCGGCGCCCTGGAGCTGGACTCGCACAGCGCGCCGCTCCGGCTCGACGTGGACGTGGACCGCCTCGACCCCGAACGCTCCCAGGCCCTGGTCGACCAGCCGGAACGGTTCTCCAACCTCCAGGACGAGGTCACCCGGGACGTCGCCGCCGGCACCCGGGAGCTAGCCGTACGCTCCTGTGTCGCCGTCGTCTCCGGCGCGACCGCGCTCGGCCTCGTCGTCTACCGCCGCCCCCGCCGCGCCCTGGCCGCCGGCGGGCTCGCCCTCACTCTGCTGGCGGCGTCCGGCGTCAGCGCGTACGCCACCTGGAACCCGAAGTCCGTCCTGGAGCCGAAGTTCTCCGGGCTGCTCTCCAGCGCCCCGTCCCTGGTCGGCGACGCCCGCTCCATCGTCACCGAGTTCGACATCTACCAGCAGGAGCTGGCCCGCCTGGTCACCAACGTCACCAAGCTGTACGACGCGACCTCCACGCTCCCCGTCTACCAGCCCGACCCGGGGACCATCCGGGTCCTGCACGTCTCCGACATCCACCTCAACCCGGCCGCCTGGCACATCATCGCCTCGCTCGTGGAGCAGTACGAGATCGACGTCATCGTCGACTCGGGCGACACGATGGACCATGGCTCCGCCCCCGAGAACGGCTTCCTCGACCCGATCCGCGACCTCGGCGCGCCCTACGTCTGGGTGCGCGGCAACCACGACTCACCCATCACCCAGGCCTATCTGAAGAAGTTCAAGAACGTGAGCGTCCTCGACGACGGCAGCGCGGTGAACGTCGGCGGGCTGCGGATCGCCGGCACCGGCGACGCCTCCTTCACCCCGGACCGGACCGCCCCGGTCGGCGGCAAGGAGGCCGCACAGCTCGAAGGCGCGCGGCTGGCCTCCGCGCTGCGCGACCAGGAACGCGCGGGCACCCCGGTCGACATCGCCGTCGCCCACGACCCGAACACCGCCCGGGAGACCGACGGCACGGTCCCGCTGGTGCTCTCGGGCCACCTGCACCGCCGGATCAACGAGCAGCTGAAGCTCGGCACGCGGCTGAAGGTCGAGGGCTCCACGGGCGGCGGCGGGCTGCGCGCCGTGCAGAACGAGAAGCCGGAGAAGGTGCACGCCTCGGTGCTCTACATGGACCGCTCGACCCGTCGGCTCCAGGCCTGGGACGAGATCACGCTGGGCGGTCTCGGACTGACGACCGCCGAGGTCAGCCGCCATCTTCCGGAGGAGAACCTGAAGCAGGACGCCCCCGTCTCCCCCACCCCGTCGCCACCCTCCTCACCCTCCGCCACCCGCTCCCCGGCGCGCCCCGCCCCCTCGGCGTAA
- the hrpA gene encoding ATP-dependent RNA helicase HrpA, producing the protein MSTSFADLQSQLGQLSLRDANRLGRRLEGARRIRKPEARQSVLDEIAADAGRAAERLAARAARLPALSYPEELPVSQKKDEILEAIRDHQVVIVAGETGSGKTTQIPKICMELGRGVRGMIGHTQPRRIAARTVAERVADELKTPLGETVGWKVRFTDQVNPESTYLKLMTDGILLAEIQTDRELLAYDTIIIDEAHERSLNIDFLLGYLARLLPKRPDLKVVITSATIDPERFARHFGEAPIVEVSGRTYPVEVRYRPLLEDDSEDSDRDQITAICDAVDELGHEAPGDVLVFLSGEREIRDTADALNKRNLRHTEVLPLYARLSHAEQHRVFQRTPNGIVRRIVLATNVAETSLTVPGIKYVIDPGNARISRYSHRTKVQRLPIERISQASANQRKGRCGRTSDGICIRLYAEDDFVTRPEFTDPEILRTNLASVILQMTAAGLGDIEKFPFIDPPDHRNIRDGVQLLQELGALEQGEKSPQEGKKGQRLTPLGRKLSQLPVDPRLARMVIEADKNGCAREVMVIAAALSIQDPRERPAEKQTQADQNHARFKDETSDFLAYLNLWAYVREQQRERGSSSFRRMCKQEYLNFLRIREWQDIYAQLRTVAKQMDITVEEPKAEASIPEQAVHTSLLAGLLSHIGLKDTEKNEYLGARSAKFAIFPGSALFKKQPRFVMSAELVETSRLWARVNARVEPEWIEPLAAHLLKRTYSEPHWEKDQAAVVAFERVTLYGVPIVAQRKVNFGRIDQEASRDLFIRNALVEGDWRTHHQFFHDNRKLLGEVEELEHRARRRDILVDDETLFDFYDQRIPEHIVSGAHFDSWWKSKKREEPDALDFERSMLINEKAGAVTKDDYPDSWRQGKLKFKVTYQFEPGADADGVTVHVPLQVLNQVTSEGFDWQIPGLREEVVTELIRSLPKPIRRHYVPAPNYADKFLDRAVPLQEPLPFTMARELQRMVGVPVTADDFDLSRVPDHLKITFRIVDERRRKVAEDKDLEALKLQLRPKARQALSQAAAATAGPSGESIERSGLTDWTIGALNKVFETRRAGQPVKAYPALVDQGDTVAVRLFDTEAEQQQAMWRGTRRLIMLNIPVHPAKFASDRLSNQQKLALSRNPHGSVQALFEDCATAAADRLIAAHGGPAWDEKAFRTLYDKVRADLVDLTVRTIDQVQQILAAWQACERRLKSTNSLTLVANVTDVRDQLARLVPPGFVTATGLRRLPDLMRYLVAADRRLQQMPTAVQRDTTRMAKVHEMQDEYAWLLEQFPQGRPVPEEAWDVRWMIEELRVSYFAHALGTAFPVSDKRIVKAIDALAP; encoded by the coding sequence ATGTCTACTTCCTTCGCCGATCTCCAGTCCCAGCTCGGACAGCTCTCGCTCCGTGACGCGAACCGGCTCGGCCGGCGCCTCGAAGGAGCGCGCCGCATCCGCAAGCCCGAGGCCCGCCAGTCCGTGCTGGACGAGATCGCGGCCGATGCGGGCAGGGCGGCCGAACGGCTCGCGGCGCGCGCGGCCCGGCTGCCGGCCCTGTCGTATCCGGAAGAGCTGCCCGTCAGCCAGAAGAAGGACGAGATCCTGGAGGCGATACGCGACCACCAGGTCGTGATCGTCGCCGGGGAGACCGGGTCCGGCAAGACCACGCAGATCCCCAAGATCTGTATGGAGCTGGGGCGCGGCGTCCGGGGCATGATCGGGCACACCCAGCCCCGGCGGATCGCCGCCCGTACGGTCGCCGAGCGGGTCGCGGACGAGCTGAAGACGCCGCTGGGCGAGACGGTCGGCTGGAAGGTCCGCTTCACCGACCAGGTGAACCCGGAGTCGACGTATCTGAAGCTGATGACGGACGGCATCCTGCTCGCCGAGATCCAGACGGACCGCGAGCTGCTGGCGTACGACACGATCATCATCGACGAGGCCCACGAGCGGTCGCTGAACATCGACTTCCTGCTCGGCTATCTGGCCCGGCTGCTCCCGAAGCGCCCTGACCTGAAGGTCGTCATCACCTCGGCGACCATCGACCCGGAACGGTTCGCGCGCCACTTCGGCGAGGCGCCGATCGTGGAGGTCAGCGGGCGGACGTATCCGGTGGAGGTGCGGTATCGCCCCCTGCTCGAAGATGACAGCGAGGACTCCGACCGCGACCAGATCACCGCGATCTGCGACGCCGTGGACGAGCTGGGCCACGAGGCCCCGGGCGATGTCCTGGTCTTCCTCTCCGGCGAGCGCGAGATCCGGGACACGGCGGACGCGCTGAACAAGCGGAACCTCAGACACACCGAGGTGCTCCCCCTCTACGCACGCCTCTCCCACGCCGAGCAGCACCGGGTATTCCAGCGGACCCCCAACGGCATCGTCCGCCGCATCGTGCTGGCGACCAATGTGGCCGAAACCTCACTGACGGTCCCCGGCATCAAGTACGTGATCGACCCGGGCAACGCCCGTATCTCCCGCTACAGCCACCGCACCAAGGTCCAGCGGCTGCCGATCGAGCGGATCTCCCAGGCCAGCGCCAACCAGCGCAAGGGCCGCTGCGGCCGTACGTCGGACGGCATCTGCATCCGGCTGTACGCGGAGGACGACTTCGTCACCCGGCCGGAGTTCACCGACCCGGAGATCCTGCGGACCAACCTGGCCTCCGTCATTCTCCAGATGACCGCCGCCGGGCTCGGCGACATCGAGAAGTTCCCCTTCATCGACCCGCCGGACCACCGCAACATCCGCGACGGCGTGCAGCTCCTCCAGGAGCTGGGCGCCCTCGAGCAGGGCGAGAAGTCCCCCCAGGAGGGGAAGAAGGGGCAGCGGCTCACCCCGCTCGGCCGCAAGCTCTCCCAGCTGCCCGTCGACCCGCGCCTGGCCCGGATGGTCATCGAGGCCGACAAGAACGGCTGCGCCCGCGAGGTCATGGTCATCGCCGCCGCGCTCTCCATCCAGGACCCGCGCGAGCGCCCTGCGGAGAAGCAGACCCAGGCCGACCAGAACCACGCCCGGTTCAAGGACGAGACCTCCGACTTCCTGGCGTATCTGAATCTCTGGGCCTACGTCCGCGAGCAGCAGAGGGAACGTGGCTCGTCCTCGTTCCGCCGGATGTGCAAGCAGGAGTATCTGAACTTCCTGCGCATCCGCGAATGGCAGGACATCTACGCGCAACTGCGCACCGTCGCCAAGCAGATGGACATCACCGTCGAGGAGCCCAAGGCGGAGGCGTCCATCCCCGAGCAGGCGGTGCACACCTCGCTGCTGGCCGGGCTGCTGTCGCACATCGGGCTGAAGGACACCGAGAAGAACGAGTACCTGGGCGCGCGCAGCGCCAAGTTCGCGATCTTCCCCGGGTCGGCGCTGTTCAAGAAGCAGCCCCGGTTCGTGATGTCGGCGGAGCTGGTGGAGACCTCCCGGCTCTGGGCACGGGTCAACGCCAGGGTCGAGCCCGAGTGGATCGAGCCGCTGGCCGCGCATCTGCTGAAGCGCACCTACAGCGAGCCGCACTGGGAGAAGGACCAGGCCGCGGTGGTGGCGTTCGAACGGGTCACCCTCTACGGGGTGCCGATCGTCGCCCAGCGCAAGGTCAATTTCGGTCGTATCGACCAGGAGGCCTCGCGGGACCTGTTCATCCGCAACGCCCTGGTCGAGGGCGACTGGCGCACCCACCACCAGTTCTTCCATGACAATCGCAAACTCCTCGGCGAGGTCGAGGAGTTGGAGCACCGCGCCCGCCGCCGCGACATCCTCGTGGACGACGAGACGCTGTTCGACTTCTACGACCAGCGGATTCCCGAGCACATCGTGTCCGGGGCGCACTTCGACTCCTGGTGGAAGAGCAAGAAGCGTGAGGAGCCGGACGCGCTCGACTTCGAGCGCTCCATGCTCATCAACGAGAAGGCCGGGGCCGTCACCAAGGACGACTACCCGGACTCCTGGCGGCAGGGGAAGCTCAAGTTCAAGGTGACGTACCAGTTCGAGCCCGGGGCGGACGCGGACGGCGTGACCGTCCACGTACCGCTCCAGGTGCTCAACCAGGTCACGTCCGAGGGCTTCGACTGGCAGATTCCGGGGCTGCGCGAGGAGGTCGTCACGGAGCTGATCCGCTCGCTGCCCAAGCCGATCCGCCGGCACTACGTCCCCGCGCCGAACTATGCGGACAAGTTCCTGGACCGGGCGGTCCCGCTCCAGGAGCCGCTGCCGTTCACCATGGCGCGGGAGCTCCAGCGGATGGTCGGCGTGCCGGTCACGGCGGACGATTTCGACCTCTCCCGGGTCCCGGACCACTTGAAGATCACGTTCCGGATCGTCGACGAGCGGCGGCGCAAGGTCGCCGAGGACAAGGACCTGGAGGCGCTCAAGCTCCAGCTGCGGCCGAAGGCCCGGCAGGCGCTCTCCCAGGCGGCCGCGGCGACCGCGGGCCCGTCCGGGGAGTCCATCGAGCGGTCCGGGCTCACCGACTGGACGATCGGCGCGCTGAACAAGGTCTTCGAGACGCGTCGTGCCGGGCAGCCGGTCAAGGCCTATCCGGCGCTGGTCGACCAGGGCGACACCGTGGCCGTACGCCTCTTCGACACCGAGGCCGAGCAGCAGCAGGCGATGTGGCGCGGCACCCGGCGGCTGATCATGCTCAACATCCCGGTGCACCCGGCGAAGTTCGCCTCGGACCGGCTCTCCAACCAGCAGAAGCTGGCCCTGTCCCGCAATCCGCACGGCTCGGTCCAGGCCCTCTTCGAGGACTGCGCGACCGCCGCGGCCGACCGGCTGATCGCCGCGCACGGCGGGCCGGCGTGGGACGAGAAGGCGTTCCGGACGCTGTACGACAAGGTGCGCGCCGATCTGGTGGACCTGACCGTCCGCACGATCGACCAGGTGCAGCAGATCCTGGCCGCGTGGCAGGCCTGCGAGCGCCGGCTGAAGTCGACGAACAGCCTGACGCTGGTGGCCAACGTCACGGACGTACGGGATCAGCTGGCCCGTCTCGTACCGCCCGGTTTCGTTACGGCCACCGGTCTGCGCCGGCTACCGGACCTGATGCGCTATCTCGTGGCGGCCGACCGGCGGCTCCAGCAGATGCCGACGGCGGTGCAGCGGGACACCACGCGGATGGCGAAGGTCCACGAGATGCAGGACGAGTACGCCTGGCTGCTCGAACAGTTCCCGCAGGGCCGGCCGGTGCCGGAGGAGGCTTGGGACGTCCGCTGGATGATCGAGGAGCTGCGGGTCAGCTACTTCGCCCACGCGCTGGGCACCGCGTTCCCCGTCTCGGACAAGCGGATCGTCAAGGCGATCGACGCCCTCGCACCCTGA
- a CDS encoding cytochrome c biogenesis CcdA family protein, producing MTADIGYFAAFLGGLLALVSPCSALLLPAFFAYSIDSTSRLLARTGIFYAGLATTLVPLGAAGSYAGRLFYGHRDALVTGAGWLIIVLGVAQIVGLGFASRRIAALSGRIRPTTAFSVYALGAVYGLAGFCAGPILGSVLTVAAVSGSPVYGGLLLAVYALGMAVPLFLLALLWERFDLGRRAWLRGRAVRLGRFELHTTSLLSGLFFIGLGVLFLVYDGTTALPGLLGVDASFEVEQWARNLGEQVPDGVLLGSVVLVVLLVLGARALRRRGTEAPAETTEETEETEKTEKTEKV from the coding sequence GTGACGGCGGACATCGGCTACTTCGCGGCCTTCCTCGGCGGGCTGCTCGCCCTGGTCAGCCCGTGCAGCGCGCTGCTGCTGCCGGCCTTCTTCGCGTACTCCATCGACTCCACCTCCCGGCTGCTGGCCCGCACCGGCATCTTCTACGCCGGGCTCGCCACGACCCTCGTCCCGCTCGGCGCGGCGGGCAGCTACGCGGGACGGCTGTTCTACGGACACCGCGACGCCCTCGTCACGGGCGCGGGCTGGCTGATCATCGTGCTCGGCGTCGCGCAGATCGTCGGCCTCGGCTTCGCGTCCCGGCGGATCGCGGCCCTCAGCGGCCGGATCCGCCCCACCACGGCGTTCTCCGTCTACGCGCTGGGCGCGGTCTACGGTCTGGCCGGATTCTGCGCGGGCCCGATCCTCGGCAGCGTCCTGACCGTCGCGGCGGTCAGCGGCAGCCCGGTCTACGGCGGGCTGCTGCTGGCGGTCTACGCGCTCGGGATGGCCGTACCGCTCTTCCTGCTCGCCCTGCTCTGGGAGCGCTTCGACCTCGGCCGCCGGGCCTGGCTGCGCGGCCGTGCCGTCCGGCTCGGCCGGTTCGAGCTGCACACCACGTCGCTGCTGTCGGGGCTGTTCTTCATCGGGCTCGGTGTGCTGTTCCTCGTGTACGACGGGACGACCGCGCTGCCCGGTCTGCTGGGGGTCGACGCGTCGTTCGAGGTCGAGCAGTGGGCGCGGAACCTGGGCGAACAGGTGCCGGACGGGGTGCTGCTGGGCTCCGTGGTGCTGGTGGTGCTGCTGGTCCTGGGCGCCCGGGCACTGCGTCGGCGCGGCACGGAGGCACCGGCGGAGACGACCGAGGAGACCGAGGAGACCGAGAAGACCGAGAAGACCGAGAAGGTGTGA
- a CDS encoding DUF6274 family protein: MSASTARHETRALLRAHLAAASAYRHLTRHCAVCHRLLRLAMEPGGDGRPQASGSPAGAPQEAAGGRAPAGRPDGDEAEAEEGTERPSAP; the protein is encoded by the coding sequence ATGTCCGCGTCCACAGCACGACATGAGACCCGCGCGCTGCTGCGCGCCCACCTGGCGGCCGCTTCCGCCTATCGCCACCTCACCCGGCACTGTGCGGTCTGCCATCGCCTCCTGCGGCTCGCCATGGAGCCCGGGGGCGACGGGCGGCCGCAAGCCTCCGGGAGCCCTGCGGGCGCCCCGCAGGAAGCCGCCGGAGGCCGGGCCCCCGCCGGACGGCCCGATGGGGACGAGGCCGAGGCAGAGGAGGGGACCGAAAGACCCTCCGCTCCATGA
- a CDS encoding metallopeptidase family protein, with protein MLEMTREQFEELVSQALDRIPPELTRLMDNVAVFVEDEPEPGDPDLLGLYEGTPLTDRGEWYAGVLPDRITIYRGPTLRMCETQEDVVAETEITVVHEIAHHFGIDDERLHALGYG; from the coding sequence GTGCTGGAGATGACGCGCGAACAGTTCGAGGAGCTGGTGAGCCAGGCTCTGGACCGGATCCCGCCGGAGCTGACACGGCTGATGGACAACGTGGCGGTGTTCGTCGAGGACGAACCGGAGCCGGGCGACCCCGACCTGCTCGGGCTCTACGAGGGCACCCCCCTCACCGACCGGGGCGAGTGGTACGCCGGGGTGCTGCCGGACCGGATCACCATCTACCGGGGGCCGACGCTGCGGATGTGCGAGACGCAGGAGGACGTCGTCGCGGAGACCGAGATCACCGTGGTCCACGAGATCGCCCACCACTTCGGCATCGACGACGAGCGGCTGCACGCCCTGGGCTACGGGTGA
- a CDS encoding NmrA family NAD(P)-binding protein — MTPTNTSDTSTTSGTGTTLVIGATGTTGSRTAARLSASGHRVRAASRRAADVPGAESVAFDWYEPATYAAALDGADRVYLIPPVGDADPAAVMVPFLRQARTAGVRRAVLLSSSAIPEGGPAAGTVHRALPGLFEQWAVLRPSWFMQNFTGTHAHAVSIREEGTIWTAAGSGRVGFVDVQDIAAVAVHALTDEHAPNTDLVLTGPEALGYDDIATTITQVTGRPVDHRRLSYEQMRDRLAAHVPLEFASMLAGMDRAIAEGAEDRITDTVQRLTGRPPRNFHALLEGETE, encoded by the coding sequence ATGACGCCCACCAACACCTCGGACACCAGCACCACCTCGGGCACCGGTACCACCTTGGTCATCGGTGCCACCGGCACCACCGGCAGCCGCACCGCGGCGCGTCTGTCGGCCTCCGGCCACCGCGTCAGAGCCGCCAGCCGTCGCGCCGCCGACGTCCCCGGCGCGGAGTCGGTCGCCTTCGACTGGTACGAACCCGCCACCTACGCCGCCGCCCTCGACGGAGCCGACCGCGTCTACCTGATACCGCCCGTGGGCGACGCCGACCCGGCGGCGGTCATGGTGCCCTTTCTCCGGCAGGCCCGCACCGCCGGCGTGCGGCGCGCGGTGCTCCTCAGTTCCTCGGCCATCCCCGAGGGCGGCCCGGCGGCGGGAACCGTGCACCGGGCCCTGCCCGGTCTGTTCGAGCAGTGGGCGGTGCTGCGGCCCTCGTGGTTCATGCAGAACTTCACCGGCACGCACGCGCACGCCGTGAGCATCCGCGAAGAAGGCACCATCTGGACCGCGGCCGGGAGCGGCCGGGTCGGCTTCGTCGACGTCCAGGACATCGCGGCCGTCGCTGTCCATGCTCTGACCGACGAACACGCCCCCAACACCGATCTCGTCCTCACCGGGCCGGAGGCGCTCGGCTACGACGACATCGCCACCACCATCACCCAGGTCACCGGCCGGCCCGTGGACCACCGCCGCCTGTCCTACGAACAGATGCGCGACCGCCTCGCGGCGCACGTGCCGCTGGAGTTCGCCTCGATGCTGGCCGGCATGGACCGTGCCATCGCCGAGGGGGCGGAGGACCGCATCACCGACACCGTCCAGCGCCTCACGGGTCGACCCCCGCGCAATTTCCACGCTCTCCTCGAAGGAGAGACGGAATGA
- a CDS encoding DsbA family protein encodes MPTPKKPVSTGQKSSSRKPLVYGAVTVVAAGLLGFASYRATAPDDTAPDTSSAPAAEVSADPNEGVYPELAKLARRDADDKLAVGRADAPVVLIEYADFKCGYCGKFARDTEPKLIEKYVKDGTLRIEWRNFPIFGEESENAARGAWAAGQQNRFWEFHGAAYAEGAKEKGFGKDRVKALAEEAGVKDLNRFMKDLDGDAARAAVKKDQEQAYSIGATSTPSFLINGRPIAGAQPDQTFTQAIEAAAEQAKATGNAGKDTGNAGSDAEGSAK; translated from the coding sequence ATGCCCACGCCCAAGAAGCCCGTCTCCACGGGTCAGAAGTCCTCCTCCCGCAAGCCCCTGGTCTACGGCGCCGTGACCGTCGTGGCCGCCGGTCTCCTCGGCTTCGCGTCGTACCGGGCCACCGCCCCCGACGACACCGCCCCGGACACCTCGTCCGCCCCGGCCGCCGAGGTCTCCGCCGACCCGAACGAGGGCGTCTACCCGGAGCTGGCGAAGCTCGCCCGCCGGGACGCCGACGACAAGCTGGCCGTCGGCCGCGCCGACGCCCCGGTCGTCCTGATCGAGTACGCCGACTTCAAGTGCGGCTACTGCGGCAAGTTCGCCCGGGACACCGAGCCGAAGCTGATCGAGAAGTACGTGAAGGACGGGACGCTGCGCATCGAGTGGCGCAACTTCCCGATTTTCGGCGAGGAGTCCGAGAATGCCGCGCGCGGCGCCTGGGCCGCCGGGCAGCAGAACCGCTTCTGGGAGTTCCACGGGGCCGCCTATGCCGAAGGGGCGAAGGAGAAGGGCTTCGGCAAGGACCGGGTCAAGGCGCTCGCCGAAGAGGCCGGGGTGAAGGACCTGAACCGGTTCATGAAGGACCTCGACGGGGACGCGGCCCGTGCGGCGGTCAAGAAGGACCAGGAGCAGGCGTACAGCATCGGCGCGACGTCCACCCCGTCGTTCCTGATCAACGGCCGCCCAATCGCGGGAGCACAGCCGGACCAGACGTTCACGCAGGCCATCGAGGCCGCCGCCGAGCAGGCGAAGGCCACGGGCAACGCGGGCAAGGACACCGGCAACGCGGGCAGCGACGCCGAGGGCTCCGCCAAGTGA
- the crcB gene encoding fluoride efflux transporter CrcB encodes MNWLLVALGGAVGAPLRYLTDRAAQAHQGPGVPYVFPWGTFTANTAGSLLLGLLTGAAVSSPAHALLATGLCGALTTYSTFSYETLRLAETGRGFLAVANVLASLLAGLGAVFLGAELTGGFGG; translated from the coding sequence GTGAACTGGCTGCTGGTGGCGCTCGGCGGGGCGGTGGGCGCGCCGCTGCGCTATCTGACGGACCGCGCGGCGCAGGCGCACCAGGGGCCGGGCGTCCCGTACGTCTTCCCGTGGGGCACCTTCACCGCGAACACGGCGGGCAGCCTGCTGCTCGGGCTGCTGACCGGCGCCGCAGTGTCCTCCCCGGCGCACGCCCTGCTGGCGACGGGCCTGTGCGGGGCGCTGACGACGTACTCGACGTTCTCGTACGAGACCCTCCGCCTGGCCGAGACGGGCCGGGGCTTCCTGGCCGTGGCCAATGTCCTGGCATCGCTGCTGGCGGGCCTGGGCGCGGTGTTCCTGGGGGCGGAACTGACGGGCGGGTTCGGGGGGTAG